One window of the Parabacteroides timonensis genome contains the following:
- a CDS encoding DUF4138 domain-containing protein → MDYKYFYWFCKMKTLLFILIMFCVPFSISAQEKKELDSQTIYVSFDKTKHIVLPAQVSDISYGREDYVKVERVENVPNVVRITAQEEDFSGTTNLIIVCTNGNVYSYKISYLLSGMTDHCGNIVYAGDVDRSRCYNVIVNNNNTTEMFFPADVLYLKQGNEEVFGVEYYNNMVKVGTTFDAFEPSNLFVIDKDLNTYEITLFKDHALTYSYNFDDGRKYIAHIDVNSIEMDNIINKLHYKKRNIFSLGVIKNKFEMSLANLYVKDDFMFFVFDIKNFSNIDYDVDFIKCFLRDQKKVKNSIQQEVPYDPVEQKDFDKKILGKSQNRFVLAFNKFTIPDDKVFEIEMFERGGGRHMKLSILNEYILSAELLK, encoded by the coding sequence TTGGATTATAAATATTTTTATTGGTTTTGTAAAATGAAAACATTGCTTTTTATATTAATCATGTTTTGTGTTCCATTCTCCATTTCTGCACAGGAAAAAAAAGAACTGGACTCCCAAACAATTTATGTTTCGTTTGATAAAACGAAACATATAGTACTTCCTGCACAAGTAAGTGACATTTCGTATGGTCGTGAAGATTATGTAAAAGTGGAACGGGTGGAAAATGTTCCTAATGTTGTCCGCATAACGGCACAGGAAGAAGATTTTTCAGGAACGACAAACCTTATCATAGTTTGTACAAACGGGAATGTCTATTCTTATAAAATATCCTATCTGTTATCGGGAATGACGGATCACTGCGGAAATATCGTATATGCCGGTGATGTGGATAGATCACGTTGTTATAACGTGATAGTCAATAATAACAATACTACAGAAATGTTTTTTCCAGCAGATGTGTTGTATCTGAAACAAGGAAATGAAGAAGTTTTCGGGGTTGAGTATTATAATAATATGGTTAAAGTTGGTACAACCTTTGATGCCTTTGAACCCTCTAATCTGTTTGTTATCGATAAAGATCTGAATACCTATGAAATTACCTTGTTTAAAGACCATGCTCTTACTTACTCTTACAACTTTGACGATGGTCGCAAATATATTGCACACATTGATGTAAATAGCATAGAGATGGATAATATTATCAATAAACTGCATTATAAAAAGCGTAATATCTTCAGTTTGGGAGTTATAAAAAATAAGTTTGAGATGTCCCTTGCAAACCTATATGTAAAAGATGATTTCATGTTTTTTGTATTTGATATAAAAAACTTCTCAAATATAGATTATGACGTTGATTTTATTAAATGCTTCCTTCGTGATCAGAAGAAGGTTAAGAACTCTATCCAGCAGGAAGTTCCGTATGATCCGGTAGAACAAAAAGACTTTGATAAAAAGATATTGGGTAAAAGCCAAAATCGTTTTGTCCTAGCATTCAATAAGTTCACTATCCCGGATGATAAGGTTTTTGAGATCGAAATGTTTGAAAGGGGTGGGGGAAGGCACATGAAATTATCTATATTGAATGAATATATATTATCCGCTGAATTATTAAAATAA
- the traM gene encoding conjugative transposon protein TraM produces MGNFLKEALKDKNKLLMLVPLLLGVLFVIVFFGKKEKPAESASNTEEVNQAFLEPDTEGEKKIANKVDAYKREQEEDARKKRELEQSQVKGSDFYFEMQTSEDEYNEKMKARIEKMKKDPLDEVTSEYKERGKKSNSAFSDKMRQQLNDIEDQETFNQIVKEAKKEERIRKELEENARFRDEMRKKYQDQASGKDIEKSQENIFPKVNDSIPKVEKASKPTFIVENGKRRRRSQFTINQKVNLIKAAIYGDQTIVSGSAVRMRLLEPLWVGGVEIPANTIFYGNASVGSTRLKITVENIRYGKYISPVAFTIYDSDAIEGLNLPNNMKAEAARKMEQGLLQGVQLPISSIGTVTSEVTSAITATTQVTRQILNQSLSQVKVHLKANYNMYIKEETNEDRKKREEEEAEIERLYREMQMQQNEPKKKNPLTQLIEAL; encoded by the coding sequence ATGGGAAACTTTTTAAAAGAAGCGTTGAAGGACAAAAACAAATTGTTAATGTTAGTGCCTCTACTTTTGGGCGTACTTTTTGTAATAGTTTTCTTTGGTAAAAAAGAAAAACCGGCTGAATCGGCATCCAATACAGAAGAAGTGAATCAGGCTTTTCTTGAACCGGACACAGAAGGAGAAAAGAAGATCGCTAATAAGGTAGATGCTTATAAACGTGAACAGGAAGAAGATGCTCGTAAGAAACGTGAATTGGAACAATCACAAGTAAAAGGAAGCGATTTCTATTTTGAAATGCAGACATCCGAAGACGAATACAACGAGAAAATGAAAGCTCGTATTGAGAAAATGAAGAAAGATCCATTGGACGAAGTTACTAGCGAATACAAGGAACGAGGAAAAAAATCTAACAGTGCATTTTCTGATAAAATGCGCCAACAACTAAATGATATTGAGGATCAAGAAACCTTTAATCAGATAGTCAAGGAAGCAAAGAAAGAGGAAAGAATACGCAAAGAGCTAGAAGAAAATGCAAGATTTCGGGATGAAATGAGGAAGAAATATCAGGATCAAGCATCAGGAAAAGATATAGAGAAATCTCAAGAGAATATTTTTCCGAAAGTAAATGATTCTATTCCTAAAGTTGAGAAAGCTTCAAAGCCGACTTTTATAGTGGAAAATGGAAAACGGCGTCGCCGGTCACAATTTACTATTAACCAAAAAGTCAATCTTATCAAAGCTGCTATTTATGGAGATCAGACCATTGTTAGTGGAAGTGCTGTCCGGATGCGCTTGTTAGAGCCTTTATGGGTTGGTGGCGTTGAGATCCCTGCAAATACGATCTTCTACGGAAATGCTAGTGTCGGATCTACTCGTTTGAAAATTACGGTAGAGAACATACGATATGGAAAATATATAAGTCCTGTCGCTTTTACTATTTATGATTCTGATGCGATTGAGGGATTGAATTTACCCAATAACATGAAAGCTGAAGCTGCCCGGAAAATGGAACAGGGCTTGCTTCAAGGCGTTCAGCTTCCGATTTCTTCTATTGGCACAGTAACAAGTGAGGTAACTAGTGCGATCACTGCCACTACACAGGTTACTAGACAAATTTTAAATCAAAGCCTTTCTCAAGTAAAGGTTCATTTAAAAGCTAACTATAATATGTATATCAAGGAAGAAACTAATGAAGATAGAAAAAAGAGAGAGGAAGAAGAAGCTGAAATAGAACGTCTGTATAGAGAAATGCAGATGCAGCAGAATGAACCAAAGAAAAAGAATCCTTTAACCCAACTAATTGAAGCATTATAA
- a CDS encoding BRO family protein has protein sequence MGNKIQIFKNSAFGEIRTISIVGEPWFVAKDVCGALELTDVSMTMKSLDDDEKRVQVLLVSGGKNPTRMWFVNESGLYNVIFQSRKPKARFFRRWVTHEVLPQIRKTGSYGDNSRGIRTVVDKMLDIQKQQMDIIRSLVDSGSSMDCNVYNETQGVLNSTQLFENDVITEYSGDIIRTFRNRIGISQKQLAERANIDRAHIAHIEKNQNNPSVPTFFKLLKGMGYVAIFLENKQLKGGINE, from the coding sequence ATGGGAAATAAAATTCAAATATTTAAAAATTCTGCTTTCGGAGAGATTAGAACGATATCCATAGTCGGTGAGCCTTGGTTCGTGGCAAAAGATGTGTGTGGTGCTTTAGAACTTACGGATGTAAGTATGACCATGAAGTCTTTGGATGATGATGAAAAGCGGGTACAAGTATTACTTGTATCAGGTGGTAAAAACCCCACCAGAATGTGGTTTGTTAATGAATCCGGGCTTTACAATGTGATATTTCAATCCCGTAAACCAAAAGCCCGTTTCTTCCGTCGATGGGTCACTCACGAGGTTTTACCACAGATCAGAAAAACAGGAAGTTACGGTGATAATAGCAGAGGAATAAGAACTGTTGTCGATAAAATGCTAGATATACAGAAACAGCAAATGGATATAATAAGATCTCTGGTCGATTCCGGTTCTTCTATGGATTGTAATGTGTATAATGAGACACAGGGTGTGTTAAATAGTACACAGCTATTCGAGAATGATGTGATAACCGAGTATTCGGGTGATATCATCAGGACTTTCAGGAACAGAATCGGTATTTCACAAAAACAGCTGGCAGAACGAGCGAATATTGATAGAGCGCATATAGCACATATAGAGAAAAACCAAAATAATCCGTCTGTCCCTACTTTCTTTAAATTGCTTAAAGGGATGGGGTATGTGGCAATCTTTTTGGAAAATAAACAATTGAAAGGAGGAATTAATGAATGA
- a CDS encoding DUF3945 domain-containing protein, protein MKLQEVLTEYQYNNVGQFRAIAESLGYKEAYNKGALLFTRNDEVFRIDMDKIRSHTKREPDLSAEKASMDRVCQFFNRDQALSPDYKSVLKNEGVDIVNWGDLKNDTKDRFTVIDHKNKICYTGKELYEYALQNGYSLDGKGTKLEKGVLSGLTDINGKPAKVRLHENGISIIYRKEALTIPDRIYGKKLSKQQKQDLLDGNVIVLSTKKGDILLQVDKDLNAVVVRSEKELSVPAKIGDYELTAADKYLLANGHSLDNKMIHTPEGYIITDIAMLPDKKGYSFSNIQKISETKAQQILQAREVAKDKEYLNDKLKDMQRTGKIDIDELKDKRYEQLINSHFSTEHKEYLFYLKDENPDKNYNYDLEARIRLKAGDMLEKEGIIAKGTTEKELKEEGFKVEKIREQYQEKVTGKDFVPDRDLDKELREAVVKNDYEKMASLKEEGYKPSEEVIRGLGQDTKIDQTQAIVIEKLFGMKPEVQKAEEVTQAKEEPKEAKVELNADPANAKVSPELDKEFKEAVEKGDFVKMSQLKEQGYQPSKELIQSLNETASGNTMIAVQKIFNLKGSANTLGDVKLAQGQQSAEKDLKRPLANTVNKMFSDL, encoded by the coding sequence ATGAAGCTGCAAGAGGTTCTAACAGAATATCAATATAATAATGTCGGGCAATTTAGGGCGATTGCGGAAAGTTTAGGTTACAAAGAAGCCTATAACAAGGGGGCTTTGCTCTTTACCCGGAATGACGAAGTATTTCGCATCGATATGGATAAGATACGTTCACACACAAAGCGAGAACCGGATTTATCTGCGGAAAAGGCTTCTATGGATCGTGTTTGCCAGTTCTTTAATCGGGATCAGGCTTTATCTCCCGACTATAAAAGCGTATTAAAAAATGAAGGGGTTGACATTGTTAACTGGGGTGATCTAAAAAATGATACCAAAGATCGTTTTACTGTGATCGATCATAAAAATAAAATCTGCTATACCGGAAAAGAACTGTATGAGTATGCTTTGCAAAATGGTTACTCGTTAGACGGGAAAGGTACAAAGTTAGAGAAGGGTGTATTATCCGGATTAACGGATATCAATGGTAAACCAGCTAAAGTTCGGTTGCATGAAAACGGTATTTCTATTATATATAGGAAGGAAGCGTTAACCATACCGGATCGCATTTACGGAAAGAAATTATCGAAGCAACAGAAGCAAGATCTACTTGATGGCAATGTGATAGTCTTGTCAACAAAAAAAGGAGATATACTTCTTCAGGTAGATAAGGATCTTAATGCAGTGGTGGTACGTTCGGAAAAAGAATTGTCTGTCCCTGCTAAAATTGGAGATTACGAATTGACCGCAGCAGATAAGTATCTTTTAGCGAATGGTCATTCTTTAGATAACAAAATGATCCATACTCCTGAAGGTTACATAATCACAGATATAGCTATGCTTCCGGATAAGAAAGGATATTCTTTCTCAAACATCCAGAAAATATCAGAAACAAAAGCACAGCAGATTTTACAGGCAAGAGAAGTGGCAAAGGATAAAGAGTATCTTAATGATAAGCTAAAGGATATGCAGCGTACCGGAAAGATCGATATAGACGAGTTGAAGGATAAAAGGTATGAGCAATTAATAAACAGCCATTTTTCCACAGAACATAAGGAATACCTATTTTATCTGAAAGATGAAAATCCGGATAAAAACTATAATTATGATCTTGAAGCACGCATCAGGTTAAAGGCTGGGGATATGTTAGAAAAAGAAGGAATAATCGCCAAAGGTACAACTGAAAAGGAATTGAAAGAAGAAGGCTTTAAAGTTGAGAAGATCCGGGAACAATATCAGGAGAAAGTAACGGGTAAGGATTTTGTTCCTGATCGAGATCTTGACAAGGAGTTAAGAGAAGCCGTTGTCAAGAATGACTATGAAAAAATGGCTAGTTTGAAAGAGGAAGGTTACAAGCCTTCAGAGGAAGTTATTAGAGGTTTGGGACAAGATACAAAGATTGATCAGACGCAAGCTATCGTTATAGAAAAACTATTTGGGATGAAACCTGAAGTGCAAAAAGCGGAAGAAGTAACACAAGCAAAGGAAGAACCCAAAGAAGCAAAGGTAGAGCTTAATGCTGATCCAGCTAATGCTAAGGTTTCTCCGGAACTAGATAAAGAATTTAAAGAAGCAGTAGAGAAAGGCGATTTTGTAAAGATGTCACAACTGAAGGAACAAGGCTATCAACCTTCCAAAGAGTTGATTCAGTCTTTGAATGAAACTGCATCTGGCAATACGATGATAGCCGTTCAGAAGATATTTAATCTGAAAGGCTCTGCTAATACGCTCGGAGATGTTAAGCTAGCACAAGGTCAACAAAGTGCAGAAAAAGATCTAAAGCGTCCTCTCGCCAATACGGTAAATAAGATGTTTTCCGATTTATAA